A single genomic interval of Anopheles darlingi chromosome X, idAnoDarlMG_H_01, whole genome shotgun sequence harbors:
- the LOC125959952 gene encoding tyramine beta-hydroxylase — protein sequence MATMTTTAATVGSSPYRRIGLCLLLAMLLTCVRPGTTYNISTTQLHTLLLDHGTLKLTWMMDWYKREVLFHVQNTFARGRYRTFAIGFSVRGERARTDLCVFSYGHGLYQQVHDAYTSRDFGRLYVDTLQHCEVMRVDDNSVAFRRKFDTCDPQDVPFHGGTMYAVWFRSHELLDLATNWTLMPNVSRHDWGSLPVQLLRADQIRVPEQGQQQPTTTSTSSTSSTTNAVRPVEIRLDRVAVPADETTYWCRIQRLQPWLLAAKHHIVQFEPIVDQGAGGLVHHMEVFQCVTTGSDPLPLYNGNCRDMPAAGKRCSKVMALWAMGAGTFTYPPETGLPIGGPGFNPYIRLEVHFNNPEQVAGHIDSSGMRLNVVAALRRHDAAIMELGLEYTDKMAIPPGQVAFPLTGYCIAECTRVALPDDGVVVFGSQLHTHLRGVRVLTRHFRGATELPNLNRDDFFSHHYQEIRQLRYKPRVLPGDALVTTCYYDTRGYETVTLGGFSISDEMCVNYIHYYPATELELCKSAISEKSLYNYFAYMREVEKQERIVPGGARSDNYRAIHWTRTRANELLDVYLAEPLSMQCNRSDGTRFPGFDWEGAPITPFRLPTAHPPTPTKVPRCPRVPASLAWFKPLAEGHCDRFGECLYAEQKLKE from the exons ACATCTCCACCACACAGCtgcacacgctgctgctaGACCACGGGACGCTGAAGCTGACCTGGATGATGGACTGGTACAAGCGGGAGGTGCTGTTCCACGTGCAGAACACGTTCGCCCGTGGCCGATACCGGACGTTCGCGATCGGTTTCTCGGTGCGCGGTGAACGAGCCCGGACCGATCTGTGCGTCTTCTCCTATGGCCACGGCCTATACCAGCAGGTGCACGATGCGTACACGTCACGCGATTTCGGGCGCCTGTACGTCGATACGCTGCAGCACTGCGAGGTGATGCGGGTCGACGACAATTCCGTCGCATTTCGGCGCAAGTTCGACACGTGCGACCCGCAGGACGTACCGTTCCATGGTGGCACCATGTACGCGGTGTGGTTCCGGAGCCACGAGCTGCTCGATCTCGCCACCAACTGGACGCTGATGCCGAACGTGAGCCGGCACGATTGGGGCTCGCTGCCGGTGCAGCTGCTCCGGGCTGACCAGATCCGGGTACCGGAacaggggcagcagcagcccacaaccaccagcaccagcagcaccagcagcactaccaaCGCAGTGCGGCCTGTCGAAATCCGGCTGGACCGGGTGGCGGTACCGGCCGATGAGACCACCTACTGGTGCCGGATACAGCGGCTCCAACCGTGGCTGCTGGCGGCCAAACATCATATCGTGCAGTTCGAACCGATCGTCGACCAGGGTGCCGGTGGGCTGGTGCATCACATGGAGGTGTTTCAGTGTGTGACGACGGGTTCCGATCCGCTGCCGCTCTACAATGGCAACTGCCGGGATATGCCGGCGGCCGGTAAGCGCTGTTCGAAGGTGATGGCACTGTGGGCGATGGGTGCCGGTACGTTCACGTACCCGCCCGAAACCGGTCTACCGATCGGGGGGCCCGGTTTCAACCCGTACATCCGGCTCGAGGTGCACTTCAACAATCCGGAGCAGGTGGCCGGTCACATCGATAGCTCCGGTATGCGGCTGAACGTGGTGGCGGCACTGCGCCGCCATGATGCCGCCATCATGGAGCTTGGGCTCGAGTACACCGACAAGATGGCGATACCGCCGGGCCAGGTCGCATTTCCGCTCACCGGTTACTGCATCGCCGAATGCACCAGGGTGGCGCTGCCCGACGACGGTGTCGTCGTGTTCGGTTCCCAGCTGCACACCCATCTGCGGGGGGTGCGCGTCCTAACGCGCCACTTCCGgggcgccaccgagctgccgaACCTGAACCGTGACGATTTCTTCTCGCACCACTACCAGGAGATACGCCAGCTGCGCTACAAACCGCGTGTCCTACCG GGCGATGCGCTGGTGACGACGTGCTACTACGATACGCGTGGTTATGAGACGGTCACCCTCGGTGGTTTCTCGATCAGCGACGAGATGTGCGTCAACTATATCCACTACTATCCGGCGACCGAGCTGGAACTGTGCAAGAGTGCCATCTCGGAGAAGTCACTCTACAACTACTTCGCTTACATGCGCGA GGTGGAGAAGCAGGAGCGGATCGTGCCGGGTGGGGCCCGCTCGGACAACTATCGGGCGATCCACTGGACGCGAACGCGCGCCAACGAGCTGCTGGACGTTTACCTGGCCGAACCGCTGAGCATGCAGTGTAACCGCTCGGACGGTACCCGTTTCCCAGGGTTCGACTGGGAGGGTGCCCCGATCACACCGTTCAGGCTACCGACCGCACATCCGCCGACCCCCACGAAGGTACCACGCTGCCCTCGGGTACCGGCGTCGTTGGCCTGGTTTAAGCCGCTGGCCGAGGGCCACTGCGATCGCTTTGGCGAGTGTCTGTACGCCGAGCAGAAGCTGAAGGAGTAA
- the LOC125960041 gene encoding mediator of RNA polymerase II transcription subunit 8-like — protein MQREEKQLEMLLDAAISRLNELKVSISTMIHRVETESESIYWPTFLDNFALISGQLTGLMKLLSGEIGTPLRNLAVLPLMLSLERDETLLQLTEGRIPVFSHELAPDYLRTKPDPGAESRLAAHEAKANNLLHEAAIKQAAQFAKVIAHVWDILGKAKEDWESESSSRPGIQQTSSMADTQALVAAVGLGAGLAVPPQVGPGMGPGGIMIPPNIRQNSPLSAISPSGAPLGKMPSGIKTNIKSANQIHPYR, from the exons ATGCAGCGCGAGGAGAAACAACTGGAGATGCTGCTCGATGCAGCGATCAGCCGGCTGAACGAACTGAAGGTTTCCATCAGTACGATGATACACCGAGTGGagacggaatcggaatcgatatACTGGCCAACGTTTCTGGACAACTTTGCGCTCATCTCGGGCCAG CTGACGGGTTTGATGAAGCTACTGAGTGGTGAGATTGGGACGCCGCTACGGAATCTGGCtgtgctgccgctgatgctgtCACTGGAGCGGGACGaaacgctgctgcagctgaccgAGGGCCGCATACCGGTGTTTTCGCACGAGCTAGCCCCGGACTACCTGCGTACCAAGCCGGATCCTGGAGCCGAGAGCCGGCTGGCGGCACACGAGGCGAAGGCGAACAATCTCCTGCACGAAGCGGCCATCAAGCAGGCGGCCCAGTTCGCCAAGGTGATCGCCCACGTCTGGGACATACTCGGAAAGGCGAAAGAGGACTGGGAAAGCGAATCGTCGTCCCGGCCCGGCATTCAACAGACCAGCTCGATGGCGGACACGCAGGCCCTGGTGGCTGCTGTCGGTCTCGGTGCTGGGTTGGCCGTTCCGCCACAGGTCGGGCCCGGTATGGGCCCAGGAGGCATCATGATCCCGCCAAACATCCGCCAAAACTCGCCGCTCAGCGCAATCTCACCTTCCGGGGCGCCACTCGGCAAAATGCCGTCCGGCATCAAGACGAACATCAAGTCGGCCAACCAAATCCATCCCTACCGCTAG